The genomic interval GGTATAATTCTGTTTGGAGTAGCTCAATATATACACGTGTATATACACGTGGACCCTTCAACTAGCTCTTTTGTGTTCTTTATCTGAAGAGTATCATGAATAGTTAGAGAAGGAATAATACCTGTGACCCCACGTCATGTGACTTCCCAGATCACGTGACCTAGGATGTAGACTACACAGGTTAAGGGCTGGAGCTAGTGTCAGTCAGCCTTGGTTTAACTTCCTGCTCCATGACCCGCTAGCTGTCTAGCCTGGGACCaggcttaacttctctgaacctcagtttctctatctataaaatgagagtgCTGAAAGTTCCTATCTCATGGTGGTATTGTGAGTATTTGAAGTACTAGTTCATATGTGGCACTTAGCACAACACCTGGAGCATTGTCATTATTCAATAGATGATAGTTATTATTGCCATTGACCGTGTGACTGAGCACGTGtgcacgtgcgtgcacacacacacacacacacacacacacattattgcCATTGGTGGTAGTAGTATTTGCAGAATCAAACAAAACTTCCAGTGGGACTAACCAGCCATCCTTTATTAATAAGCTGTAACGTCCACTGCTAACACTACAACCACCTCCCTTGGATCGGCCACACCATCCAGTGGAACTGACACAACCGCTACCATCTCCAGCGTCACCAGCTCAAGTACTGCTCCACCAAGGGAAGAGGAAAAGCCTAGCGGACACCTGAGGCCGGGGGAGGTCGTCCTAGTTACTCTGGCCTCGGTTGCCATGGCTGTGATTCTCCTCACTGGGCTTCTCTTCTATTTCGTGAGTGTCTGATATGCAAGAAACCCCTTTTTTTTCTGAGGCAAAGAGAGCAGGGAAGTCAAGGAGGAACTAGGCAAGAGACAGCAGGGTGACTGCGGGAGTAATGGGATAAGAAAATCAGGAAAGACAGAAACAGCAGGTTAGAGTCAGCAAGAGAGGGTCACAAAGCCAAGACATTCAGAGGAAAGTGATGAGGGGAAGATGGGAGCCAAAGAGATAGGAGGAGGGGGCGAGCACTGGAGGAGGGGGACAACACTCTGAAACTGCTCAGCTTCTTGTCTTCTAGAGAAACTCTCCAAGCCTAAGAAACCTCTTCAACGTAGATCTCTTGCCGCCCCCACTGCTATGCCCTCACGGCTGTTATGAAGTCCCAGAAGGGTCCAGGGTGACCGTAACTGACTTCAGAGGAGAGCTGTCTTCTCCTGCAGCCAGAGGGCTGACGGGGAGACAAGCATGGCCCTGAGCGTCCCTGAAGGCAGAAGCAACACAGTCCTCAGGGGCAGAGAGGCTGCTGACCTGGATTGAGAGGTTAAGTGCCCCCCATTCCTGCTCCTCCCAACTTTTCTTCAGCCTCCTTCCCAGCTTGATTCTTCCAACAAAAGGAGGCTATAGTTGTAACTGAATTGTTGAATAAATGCATCTAATATATGTGGAACCAGACACTGTGGGTGTGTGTTTATACATTGCTGTGAATAAAGGTTCCTAATGACCCTTCTTGCCTATGTTCTCCCAGCTCTCGAATCCCTAGGGTGAAATCCAGACTGTGTATTTatccccttttcttccccatTCCCTGAAGGTCTCCAGGCTGATGGAAGAATGGAATCAGGAAAGGGTGGGGGGAGAAACTGCTGGGCTTCACAGGTTTGTGTTGCACAATCAGAAAACAGTTGCTGTGCGAGTTCAGAGCACAAGTTCACAGATAGGGAAGCAGAGAAGGTGTTGCTAACAGGGCTGCCCCCAGAGGTGGCACATTGCCTGGTTCCCTGGCCACACAGGCCTGCTCTTCACTGGAAAGACAGGTGTGAGTCGGCACCTGTCTCAGCTGCGGGCTCGCAGCCCCAGCAGCCGTCCTGGGCAGAGAAGTGTGATCCCAGTTTCTGCAAGGGTGGGCTCAGCCTCCGCAGCCAGGAGCCAAGTTCTTGGCACTTCCCTCAAAGCCAGATCTCAGAACAGGGCCAAAAAATCCATGTGTCAGCACCCAATGATGCTGAAAGCCAAGGCCTCGTTAAGGATTCTGGTGCAACTTGCTCATCACACACATTCGCTGACCCTTCCTCATGCCAATGAATCACTCACCTTTGTCTCATGTTTTCACTTGGCTTTTGCTGTGGTTCTCAAAGTCTGGACCTTTGCCAGAGCCTTCTTAACAGGAAGACACAAACTGACAGTTCCTAGGGAGGAAAGTAGGGGATATATTGGGAGACAAGgattgacataaatacactactatatatatataaatagataactaatagcagcctactgtatagcacaggaaactcttctcaatactctgtaaggacatgacctatatggaaaaagatctaaaaaagagtggtatatgtatatgtatacctgatACAccttgctgaacagcagaaacaaatgcaacattgtaaatcagctataatctaataaaaaataaaaaagctttagGATATCCTATAAAATGATGATACTCTTTAAAAGTGTCAACATCATGAAAGACAAAGACAGAGGAACTGTCGCAGATTAGAAGAGACTAAGGAGACCTATAAATAAATGCCATGTGGATTCTGgattggatcctggaacagaaagatGACATCAGTGGAAAAACACGTGAAATCTGAATCAGTTCTGTAATTTAGTGAGTAGTGTTGGACCAACATTAATTTCTTAGTTTCTATCattgtatttgttgttcagtcaccaagtcttgtccgactctttttgaccccagagactgcaacaccccaggctttctctgtccttccccaactcctggagttggctcaaacttatgcccattgagttggtgatgccattcaaccatctaatcctctgtctcccacttctcttcctgccctcaatctttcccagcatcagggtcttttccagtgagtcagctctttgcaccagtggccaaagcactggagcttcttcagcttcagcatcagtccttccaatgatgaatattcaggattgatttcctttaggattgacagtttgatttccttgcaagaactctcaagagtcttctccagcaccacagttaaaaagcatcagttctttggtgctcagccttctttatggtccaactctcacatctgtacatgactactgagaaaaccatatctttgactattaGGACCTTTAATTggcaaatgatgtctctgctttttaatacactgtctagacttgccacagcctttcttccaaggagcaagcatcttttaatttcaaatttctcattactatttttgcaactctcctgtaagtctaaaattatttcaaaatttaaaaaatttaaagcacaaaGCCTCACAGATCTATACATGAAAAAATGTGGGTCTTACTAAATGCAAATAGTACCCcttgacttaaaaaataagtcaagaggtacaaactctgggagttggtgatggacagggaagcctgggctgttgcagtccatggggtcgcaaaaagttggacacaactgagcaactaaactgaactgactccttATGACagtcctttaaaatatattcattagttATAGTTAACATATAGGAATACTTCCTTAGTTCATCTAAATAGTATTCTCTTTGAAAGTATTTAATCCATTCAAATAAAATCAGTAGTTGAAGTAACCAATTAAATTTGGTAAACCGACCATTCATTAAATTGACTTTCACAGACTCAGCTGCCCTCTCAAATGAAACATTTGAGCCCTTTTTGAGGAATCTGAGGAATCCACAGCCCTCCTGTAATCCCCCAGTTCCTCTTCCACTCAAGAGGACACTGGGAAAGAAATAGGCCCCACAAATGTCACGAAACTTGCTGCCTCTGAATGAGGACAGGCAGCTATAGATTTTTGGACAACACTGAACGAGGCAGGGTGGAAGTCAGAAAAGGAAGCAATATGGCCATTCTCATTAAAAGACAACTGGAACTTTCGGAGGTGAGCTAATTTCATCtagtcactgaggaaagcttGGTGGACTGAGGGCATTCAAGTAACAGGAGCAAGGAGATGCATCTGCAGGGGGGAGCTGAGCTACTGGAAAGGACTTTTGTGAATAACTGACTGAGAGACGGGGGCAGTTCTTAGAGAGATTGGGTATTGCTCCCCTTCGTCAATGACCCTCCTTTGTGGTGAGGACCAAGCGCTCTCTGAACACCCTCGGGTGTCCTGCTCTCTTCACTCTCCCCTATCCCTCAGGCAGGCCTGCCATTAACCTTCCATGGTCACCCCAACTTTACCACTCCCCTGTGGAAGAGGGAGTCCAAGCCCCTCCCTGAGCACCAACTCTGGTGTCTGTCCAGGGCCCTGCGTCAGAAAGCGATGCCACTCAACTGACAAGCTTAATCCCCTGTTACTGCCCAACTCTGGGCTCTGGGCAGCACCAAGATCTCCTTCTTGCACTTAGGACAGCTCTCTTCCACCCTGCCACTCCTCTGCATCAGATTCTTCTTCCTTTGATTGACAGTAAAAGAGCAGGCTGTTCCTCcccaaaagaaggaaggaagacccAGGCATCCTGGATTCCCTTGGTAGCAGCAGACAGAAACCCCACACCTGCTGTGTGCTTAcagagaaggaagacagaaaacgtagagagaagggaggaggaaaaggcgtCCTGGTCCAGCCCATGTGGATTCTCTcgagatgaagaaaagaaaaggccccGCTCCcacccttctcctgctgctgcttctcttcAGGTGTTTGGAATTGGGTGAGTGAACTGTTTAGGAGAGAAGAGTGCAAAGGTTCCCCAGGATCTGGAGAGCTGCGGGTCaggatctctggagaaggaacctCTTAGGACTCAGGTTGGGCCCTCCTGGAGGGAGGGTGTGGAAGAGGTCGGAGAACCTTGGGGAGCTCCGGACCCTGCTAcctgcccccagttcctggtCAGAGAAGCAGGGTCCAATGGGCCTGCTCATTATCTTTCTCACATCCTCTTTTAAGGAAAtgctctattttttattatttagacCTTATGTTTCTGTATGTCAACTCGCCTTGGGAAATGAAACATTTGAGCCTTTTCTGAGGAATATGAGGAATTGGCAGGAGGTAGGAGAGAATTATTTCGAGCAGAGGAACCCAGAACTCCAAAATGTATGCCATGTGGGCTACATAATCTCGCAGTTCTGATATCCTGCAGGTGGGCGTGGTGGGCGGTGGAAAGACTCATCTCTTCCACCTACTTGTACCCAAATTACTGCTGCTGTCAACCCCAACCAGACCATATCCACAGCCCTTTATGACTCCTCCTACCCTCAaaatggggttttccaggtggctcaatggtaaagaatctgcctgtcaatgcaggaaacacaggagactcgggtttcatctctgggtcaggaagagcccctagggaaggaaatggcaatccactccagtattcttgtttgggaaattctatggacagaggagcctgacaggctacagtctatagggttgcagagtcagacatgacttagcaactgagcacaacacaCCACCTCAAACCACCTTGCATAttacctgccctcaatcttgccacTTCAGCCCCAGATGTGACCCAGGGTCTGCTTCATTCTAATCATATACCAAACCATGACCTGAATTCCGTCTCTAGTAAGAATCATGGTTCCTGTCTCACTTGTTTACCAGAGACCCAGGCATAACTGGAtgagtggagacacagacaaacCTGGAGTCAGAATACCCAGATTGCTGAAACACCAATAGGAGAAGTGAAATTTAGGAAGAGACCAGAACCACAAAGAGCAGAATCAAAGGCTGGATGAGATGATCCTcccaggacatgacttagctctGGATATGCCATATTGTTGAGCATGCTATTGGAACATGTTTTATCAGAATTAAATCTAAAAGATCAGATGATCTTTAACTCAAATAGATCTAATCCCATTATATAGGGAGATGTGTTATTTGTAAGGGCAAGACAGCTGTGAAGACTATTAAACAGAGCAGATGATGATGGACCATCAGTGATCCACATTAGAagaatttggttttttttttgagtggGAACAAGCCAAAATGTTTCCACTAAAGACCCAGAGACCAGCCCTGGAGACTCAAAGACAAGACAAAGCTCtatcatttttacatttaatttttggctgcctgggtcttccttgctgagttgggctttctttagttgcggaGATTGGGggtactctctagctgtggtacgatagcttctcttgttgcagagcatgggccctgGAGTGCcagggtttcagtagttgtggcaacaggcttagctgccccacagcacatgggatcttcctggaccagggaccaaacctgtgtcccctgtattgcgcaggcagattctcaaccactggaccaccaaagttCTGTCATTTTTGGCCCAGGGACCACTGAGAATCATGTCACTGAGGGCCCAGACACGAGAGAGGACTACATCACTCCAGACCCAGTGACCATGGAGAACTACACCACTCCAGACCTGGGAACCACGGAGTACTATACCACTCCAGACCTGGGGACCAGGGAGGACTACATCACACAAGACCCAGGGACCATGGAGGACTACAccactcctgacccagggatcacgaAGGACAATACCACACCAGATCCAGACACGAGAGAGGACTATATCACTCCAGACCCAGTGACCATGGAGGACCACACCACTCCAGACCTGGGGACCACGGAGGACCACACCACTCCAGAGGCGGGGATCACGGAAAACCACACcactccagacccagggatcacagaGGACTACACCACTCCAGGCCTGGGGACCATGGAGGACTACACcactccagacccagggatcacagaGAACTATATCACTCCAGACCCCGGGACGACAGAGAAATACACCACAGCAGACCCGAGAATCACAGAACACTACACcactccagacccagggaccacGGAGGACTATACCACTCTAGACCCGGGGACCATAGACAACCACACTACACCAGACCCAGGGACCACAGACGACTACACCACTGAACATCCAGACACGCAACTGGAGGGAACAGACTCAGTAACAGCAGTGAGACCCCCCGGGCTCCTGACGCCCAGCAATATCATCCTCATTTCCCTGGCTGCTACCGCTGTCACCGCTGCACTCTTTGTTGGATTTGGCCTCCTAGTGGTGAGTATTTGGCCCTGAAATGTGAAGGACATTATGGGAATGAAAGCATCTGAGGAGGATGAGGTGGGCAAGAAGGGCTGAAACAAAAAACTGTCAGAGGTGAGGAAACCTACAGAGAGCGAAGAAGAGATGTATCTTTGCAAAgatagagagagacacagagatggagagaaaaaggagCAAGAAGCATAAAAACTGAGGGCAGAacggagagaggaaggaaggtgtgagagacagagggaaaaggagagaggagggaaggggaagaaagtgtggagagagaaaaagagcacaGAGAGAGGACCATTGGAgcacaaatatattaaaacaatgtGAGCTGGAGTCAGGCTTGAACTATTAAGTAAGTACAGAGGCAAAAATTTGTAAATTTTCATAAGATGAGAAATTGAGGCAGGGATAAGAGAATAGGAGAAAATGGAAGCATTTCAGACATCCACCCATGTCAGAAACTATGTTACTTTGTATTAACTGCCTCCCACTGGGGAGTTctgcagattttttaaaaccaaGATTGCGTAGCTTATTATgagcagggctcctctgtcttgGAGAGACAATGGGTGTCAGTGCCCACAGGGGAGCTCTAGGTGTTTTTCTGTCTCTGAGGGACCTTCTTTCTAAAACAGGAGATAAAAGGATCTGTGCCAGCCCTGAGACTTCCTGTTGATCTTTGGTCTAAAATCCAAGCCTTCAACTTGTGGGCTCTGCTGGACATAGAAGGGCCAGCCCTTTGGGGCCATCCTGACTGAAGGATGAAGTGCACATTGGAATCTCAGCAGGGGTGGCTTACATGATTAGCCAGCTCAGGCAGGTCATTAAAACCTCATTCATTCCTGTTGGTCATTGATGCCAGTGTGCATTTGACCTCTGCCTCAAGAGGCAAACACACACAGGATCCGTTTGTGTGATTAAGCCAAACGTAATGCTTCATTCAGTTGAGGTGTTCATGTTTCGGTCTACCAAAAGCACACCATGAAACTAGGGCGTTCTGAAAGATGGCTgacaaaaggaaaacaggaatgaAGCCTTCACATGTGCTTGGCTCATGCATGAGTCACGTTGATATTCATCAGTAGATGGAGGCCCTTCTTGACTTCACTGGAATCACAAACAAGTGGCCTTTTGATCACATGGCTCACGATGAAAAGTCAGATACTCTCGCTCCAGGCTGGGGGAGCCTTTCCTCCCTCCAAACCAGCCTCTGAGTGCTGGCACTGAGTCGCCACTAGCA from Budorcas taxicolor isolate Tak-1 chromosome 11, Takin1.1, whole genome shotgun sequence carries:
- the LOC128055595 gene encoding LOW QUALITY PROTEIN: protein PBMUCL2-like (The sequence of the model RefSeq protein was modified relative to this genomic sequence to represent the inferred CDS: inserted 1 base in 1 codon; deleted 2 bases in 1 codon), which translates into the protein MKKRKGPAPTLLLLLLLFRCLELGXVNCLGEKSAKVPGSGELRVGVVGVGTSQNVSTKDPETSPGDSKTRQSSITPDLGTREDYITQDPGTMEDYTTPDPGITKDNTTPDPDTREDYITPDPVTMEDHTTPDLGTTEDHTTPEAGITENHTTPDPGITEDYTTPGLGTMEDYTTPDPGITENYITPDPGTTEKYTTADPRITEHYTTPDPGTTEDYTTLDPGTIDNHTTPDPGTTDDYTTEHPDTQLEGTDSVTAVRPPGLLTPSNIILISLAATAVTAALFVGFGLLVLPTAARPAAPALLLFTHLHALTPLGGRLPPPPALLLSEACKGSWRAEARVATSQQSWGALRGP